From Heliomicrobium modesticaldum Ice1, a single genomic window includes:
- a CDS encoding 4Fe-4S dicluster domain-containing protein translates to MNDNMRHIHARLTQEMQDLARELLASGEVKGLFGWTKGSRWYLTPPVFITKPEEADRLCYDEFAVNNLTSLLLDFRDSQDRIAIFVKGCDSRGIVRLVQDNQVKRENIVVIGVPCPGMSDKAAVTDYRQAQELPLLAKCLECRYPNPVLADRTVGAVTVTTEPGAAPSGATAEVAKGRGVGSKQADRFAQVEAIEKMSPDERYAFWQSQNEKCIRCYACRNICPACNCRECIFDSDKKNWVNKAATPTDNAFFGITRAMHVAGRCVECGECERVCPMDIPIMAMNRKLIGDLNELFGPYDAGVKWEEKPPLGTFKLDDPEEFM, encoded by the coding sequence ATGAACGACAATATGCGCCATATCCACGCGAGACTGACCCAGGAGATGCAAGACCTGGCTCGGGAACTGCTCGCCTCCGGCGAAGTGAAGGGCCTCTTCGGTTGGACCAAAGGCAGCCGCTGGTACCTGACCCCGCCGGTCTTCATCACCAAGCCCGAAGAAGCCGACCGGCTCTGTTATGACGAATTCGCCGTCAACAACCTGACGAGCCTGCTCCTCGACTTTCGCGACAGCCAGGACAGGATCGCCATCTTCGTCAAGGGCTGTGACAGCCGCGGCATCGTCCGCCTCGTTCAGGACAACCAGGTAAAGCGGGAAAACATCGTCGTCATCGGTGTCCCTTGCCCGGGCATGAGCGACAAGGCCGCCGTCACCGACTACCGCCAGGCCCAGGAACTGCCCCTTCTGGCCAAGTGCCTCGAATGCCGCTACCCGAACCCGGTTCTGGCCGACCGGACCGTCGGCGCGGTCACCGTCACGACCGAGCCCGGCGCTGCGCCCTCCGGCGCGACGGCCGAAGTGGCGAAAGGGCGCGGCGTCGGCAGCAAACAGGCCGACCGCTTCGCCCAGGTGGAGGCCATCGAGAAGATGAGCCCCGACGAGCGCTACGCCTTCTGGCAAAGCCAAAACGAAAAGTGCATCCGCTGCTACGCCTGCCGCAACATCTGCCCGGCCTGCAACTGCCGCGAGTGCATCTTCGATTCCGATAAAAAGAACTGGGTCAACAAGGCGGCCACACCGACGGACAACGCCTTCTTCGGCATCACCCGGGCCATGCACGTGGCTGGGCGCTGCGTCGAATGCGGCGAGTGCGAGCGCGTCTGCCCCATGGACATCCCGATCATGGCCATGAACCGCAAACTGATCGGCGATCTGAACGAACTCTTCGGCCCCTATGACGCCGGTGTCAAATGGGAAGAAAAACCGCCGCTGGGCACCTTCAAGCTCGATGATCCGGAAGAGTTTATGTAA
- a CDS encoding small, acid-soluble spore protein, alpha/beta type, with product MARRKPVMSEQLKYELARELGFADVVEREGWGGITTRNAGNLVRAAIERAERSVATLQA from the coding sequence ATGGCGCGTCGCAAACCCGTCATGTCAGAGCAACTCAAGTATGAGCTAGCCCGGGAACTCGGCTTCGCCGATGTGGTCGAACGGGAAGGTTGGGGCGGCATCACCACACGGAACGCCGGCAACCTCGTCCGCGCCGCAATCGAACGGGCCGAACGCTCTGTAGCGACTCTCCAGGCTTGA
- a CDS encoding CoB--CoM heterodisulfide reductase iron-sulfur subunit B family protein, with translation MRYGLYPGCSASGTGIEYGMSTKAVARRLGIELVEIPDWNCCGASSAHNRDHLLSIALPARNLALAEQAGLTDIAIPCAACYQRMKASEQAVADEAERRDVAEVIEMEIKGTVKARALLEVFANDLDAETIERAVVKPLKGLKVACYYGCLLVKPAALAIDSPENPMMMDRLIAALGATPVDWPYKTECCGGSLAITRPYAAVAMTAQVLKYAKLAGADCIATPCPLCTSNLDMRQKEAEKVLGMELGLPIYYFTELMGAAFGLPAEELGINRHFTEATALIKKPTAPAPAER, from the coding sequence GTGAGATACGGACTCTACCCCGGCTGCTCGGCCAGCGGCACCGGCATTGAATACGGAATGTCCACGAAAGCTGTCGCCCGCCGCCTCGGCATCGAACTCGTCGAGATCCCTGACTGGAACTGCTGCGGCGCCTCGTCGGCCCACAACCGAGACCACCTGCTCAGCATCGCCTTGCCGGCCCGCAACCTCGCCCTGGCCGAGCAAGCGGGGCTCACCGATATCGCCATCCCTTGCGCCGCTTGCTACCAGCGGATGAAGGCCTCCGAACAGGCTGTCGCCGACGAAGCCGAGCGCCGCGACGTGGCCGAGGTCATCGAAATGGAGATCAAAGGCACAGTCAAGGCGCGGGCGCTTTTGGAGGTCTTCGCCAACGACCTGGACGCCGAGACGATCGAGAGGGCCGTCGTCAAGCCCCTGAAGGGCCTGAAAGTCGCCTGCTACTACGGCTGCCTTCTCGTCAAACCGGCCGCACTGGCCATCGATAGCCCGGAAAATCCGATGATGATGGACCGCCTCATCGCCGCCTTGGGCGCCACCCCTGTCGACTGGCCCTACAAGACCGAGTGTTGCGGCGGCAGCCTCGCCATCACCCGTCCCTACGCCGCTGTGGCCATGACCGCTCAAGTGCTCAAATACGCAAAGCTGGCCGGCGCCGACTGCATCGCCACGCCCTGTCCGCTCTGCACCTCCAATCTGGACATGCGCCAGAAAGAGGCGGAGAAGGTCCTCGGCATGGAACTCGGCCTGCCGATCTACTATTTTACAGAACTGATGGGCGCGGCCTTCGGCCTGCCTGCGGAAGAACTGGGCATCAACCGCCACTTTACTGAGGCGACGGCCCTGATCAAAAAACCAACTGCCCCGGCCCCGGCGGAGCGGTGA
- the fdhD gene encoding formate dehydrogenase accessory sulfurtransferase FdhD, with translation MERLNQEEQPNQEEQLNQEEQLNQEEQLNQEEQAFFGRCVEDKTERRVERVMAMRVTGALLAGAEQQEGWEEREELLVREWPLTLYLNGEELVTLLASPEHMEDLAIGFLVAEGFLQRVEQMKSLRGDYENGQIFVEAETAVTAGKTFMKRYITTGCGKGMTFYDVTDARHARSLEAVGTAVAVDQILARMDDMQALSGLYRETGGVHSAALCDGERIFLYREDIGRHNAADKIAGACFREMIATADKLFLTSGRISSEILLKVAKMGIPLIASRSAPTDLAVRLGEQLGMTVVGFVRGKRMNVYSHPWRIIRR, from the coding sequence GTGGAACGGCTAAATCAAGAAGAGCAGCCTAATCAAGAAGAGCAACTTAATCAAGAAGAGCAACTTAATCAAGAAGAGCAGCTTAATCAAGAGGAGCAGGCCTTTTTCGGTCGATGCGTTGAGGATAAGACGGAGCGACGGGTCGAACGGGTAATGGCCATGCGCGTCACCGGAGCCCTCTTGGCCGGAGCGGAGCAGCAGGAAGGATGGGAGGAGCGGGAAGAGCTGCTCGTCCGGGAATGGCCGCTGACCCTCTACCTCAACGGGGAGGAACTGGTCACCCTGCTGGCCAGCCCGGAACATATGGAAGACCTGGCGATCGGCTTTTTGGTCGCCGAGGGCTTTCTCCAGCGGGTAGAACAAATGAAAAGCCTGCGGGGAGACTATGAAAACGGGCAGATCTTTGTGGAAGCGGAGACTGCCGTGACAGCCGGCAAGACCTTCATGAAGCGCTATATCACCACCGGTTGCGGCAAAGGCATGACCTTCTACGATGTGACCGATGCGCGCCACGCCCGAAGCCTCGAGGCTGTTGGGACCGCCGTTGCGGTCGACCAGATCCTGGCCCGCATGGACGACATGCAAGCGCTCTCAGGCCTCTACCGCGAAACGGGCGGGGTCCATTCGGCAGCCCTCTGCGACGGCGAGCGGATCTTCCTCTACCGCGAGGATATCGGCCGTCATAACGCCGCCGACAAGATTGCCGGCGCTTGTTTTCGCGAAATGATTGCCACAGCAGATAAACTGTTTCTCACATCGGGCAGAATCTCATCGGAAATCCTGCTGAAGGTAGCTAAGATGGGAATCCCGCTGATCGCCTCCCGTTCGGCGCCGACGGACCTGGCTGTCCGGTTGGGCGAGCAGTTGGGGATGACTGTCGTGGGATTTGTGCGGGGCAAGCGCATGAACGTCTACAGCCACCCCTGGCGCATCATCAGACGGTGA
- a CDS encoding Nif3-like dinuclear metal center hexameric protein produces the protein MAIACARIIEWIERLAPKRLAEDWDNVGLQVGDPSRPVERIYVALDVDEKVVQMAAEQGCQMILSHHPLLFQPLRTLRWDQPQGRLLKAIIDHDLQVYAAHTNLDSARGGVNDILAQRLGLTAVEPLFDDKQEELVKIAVFVPAEHEAAVRQAMGDAGAGHIGNYSHCSFRSAGRGSFLPLEGTNPFIGAKGVLEEVEELRLETIAPKSALNRVIKAMVKAHPYEEVAYDLYPLLNTGEKTGLGRIGRLPQPMTIDALADRIKQSLAVARVRWIGADKGRMVEKIAVCGGSGASTIARAHFKGAQVLVTGDMKYHEAQSAQSLGIDVLDAGHFATERPVLEALAAYIEETAVREKVTVQVIVHGESQDPFADL, from the coding sequence ATGGCTATCGCCTGCGCGCGGATAATCGAGTGGATAGAACGTCTGGCCCCGAAAAGGCTGGCGGAAGACTGGGATAATGTGGGGCTCCAGGTGGGCGATCCCTCTCGTCCTGTCGAGAGAATCTATGTGGCCCTCGACGTGGACGAAAAGGTGGTCCAAATGGCGGCGGAACAGGGCTGCCAGATGATCCTCTCTCACCACCCCTTGTTGTTTCAACCGCTCCGGACATTGCGCTGGGATCAGCCGCAGGGACGGTTGCTCAAGGCCATCATCGACCATGATCTGCAGGTCTACGCCGCCCATACCAACCTGGACTCGGCCCGGGGAGGCGTCAATGACATCCTGGCACAGCGGCTCGGTTTGACGGCGGTAGAACCGCTCTTTGACGACAAACAGGAGGAGCTGGTCAAGATTGCCGTCTTCGTCCCTGCTGAACATGAGGCGGCGGTTCGCCAGGCCATGGGCGACGCTGGCGCCGGACATATCGGAAACTACTCCCATTGCAGCTTCCGCAGCGCCGGGCGGGGAAGCTTTTTGCCCCTCGAAGGCACGAATCCCTTCATCGGCGCTAAAGGCGTCCTGGAAGAGGTGGAAGAACTTCGTCTGGAGACGATCGCCCCCAAAAGCGCCTTGAACCGTGTCATCAAGGCCATGGTGAAAGCCCACCCCTACGAAGAGGTCGCCTACGACCTCTACCCCTTGCTCAATACCGGTGAAAAAACCGGCCTCGGCCGCATCGGCCGCCTGCCGCAGCCGATGACGATAGACGCATTGGCCGATCGGATCAAACAGAGCCTTGCTGTCGCCCGGGTTCGTTGGATCGGCGCCGACAAGGGAAGGATGGTCGAGAAGATCGCCGTCTGCGGTGGTTCCGGCGCATCGACCATCGCCCGCGCCCATTTCAAAGGCGCTCAGGTGTTGGTCACGGGCGACATGAAGTACCATGAGGCCCAGTCAGCTCAGTCCCTGGGGATCGACGTCCTCGACGCTGGTCACTTCGCCACGGAACGACCCGTTCTGGAAGCGTTGGCCGCCTACATCGAAGAGACGGCAGTCCGGGAGAAGGTGACTGTCCAGGTGATCGTCCATGGGGAGAGCCAGGACCCCTTTGCCGACCTGTAG
- a CDS encoding CoB--CoM heterodisulfide reductase iron-sulfur subunit A family protein produces the protein MKRIGVFVCHCGTNIANTVDCAKVAERAKDFPGVVFACDYKYMCSEPGQVMIQEAIGEHNLDGYVVAACSPRMHESTFRKCAERAGMNPYMVEQVNIREQCSWVHADKTKGTEKSIDITRMGVAKVAKNEPLFSTTIPVTKRALVIGAGIAGIQAAIDIADAGYPVTLLDREHSMGGKMAQVDKTFPTLDCSACILTPKMVEAAQHPNIEIVTYAEVEAVDGFVGNFDVTIRKKARYVDVNKCTGCGLCSEKCPKKVVSEFEMKLGTRKAIYVPFPQAVPNKPVIDAKNCRYLSEGKCGVCKKVCPTGAVDFEQKDELIVERFGAIVVATGFEQFDISKYEEYGAGRIADVITGLHLERLMNASGPTMGKIKRPSDGKVPERIVFIKCVGSRDEAKGRPYCSRACCMYVAKHATLLKEKLPAAKSYIFYMDVRTAGKNYEEFYARAQNEYDAQYIRGRVSKIFQAGDKLIVRGEDSLLGRPVEIEADLVVLAAGMDPQQDAKDLARTLGISYDQHGWFTEAHPKLRPVETHTAGIFLAGACQGPKDIPDSVAQASAAAVKVASLLSKKELTAEAQTARCDEAYCSGCGLCVSICPYKAIELKRISERVHGGTRERQVSSVNQGLCQGCGACSVACPSSAMNLKGFSNDQILAEVDALCQR, from the coding sequence GTGAAACGAATCGGGGTTTTCGTCTGTCATTGCGGCACTAACATCGCCAACACGGTTGACTGCGCCAAAGTCGCCGAAAGGGCCAAAGACTTTCCCGGCGTCGTCTTCGCCTGCGACTACAAGTATATGTGCTCTGAACCGGGCCAGGTGATGATTCAGGAGGCCATCGGCGAACACAACCTGGATGGCTACGTCGTCGCCGCCTGCTCCCCGCGCATGCACGAATCGACTTTCCGCAAGTGCGCCGAGCGGGCCGGCATGAACCCTTATATGGTGGAACAGGTCAACATCCGGGAGCAGTGTTCCTGGGTCCACGCCGACAAGACCAAGGGGACCGAGAAGTCCATCGACATCACCCGCATGGGCGTCGCCAAGGTGGCCAAAAATGAGCCCCTCTTCTCGACGACCATCCCGGTGACCAAGCGGGCCCTCGTCATCGGCGCCGGCATCGCCGGCATCCAGGCGGCCATCGACATCGCTGACGCCGGCTACCCGGTCACCCTGCTCGATCGGGAGCACTCCATGGGCGGCAAAATGGCTCAGGTCGACAAGACCTTCCCGACTCTCGACTGCTCGGCCTGCATCCTGACGCCGAAGATGGTCGAGGCGGCCCAGCACCCGAACATCGAGATCGTCACCTACGCCGAGGTTGAGGCTGTCGACGGCTTCGTGGGCAACTTCGATGTGACCATCCGCAAAAAGGCCCGCTATGTGGACGTGAACAAGTGCACCGGCTGCGGCCTCTGCTCGGAAAAATGCCCCAAAAAGGTCGTCTCTGAGTTTGAGATGAAGCTGGGCACGCGCAAGGCCATCTATGTGCCCTTTCCTCAGGCGGTACCGAACAAGCCCGTTATCGACGCAAAAAACTGCCGCTACCTCTCGGAGGGCAAGTGCGGCGTCTGCAAAAAAGTCTGCCCCACCGGCGCCGTCGACTTTGAACAAAAAGACGAGCTCATCGTCGAGCGCTTCGGCGCCATCGTCGTCGCCACCGGTTTTGAACAGTTCGATATCTCCAAGTATGAAGAGTACGGCGCCGGTCGCATCGCCGACGTGATCACGGGCCTGCACTTAGAGCGCCTGATGAACGCCTCCGGCCCCACCATGGGCAAGATCAAGCGCCCCTCTGACGGCAAAGTCCCCGAAAGGATCGTCTTCATCAAGTGTGTCGGTTCTCGCGACGAGGCGAAGGGCCGCCCCTACTGCTCCCGCGCCTGCTGCATGTATGTGGCCAAGCACGCCACGCTGCTCAAAGAGAAGCTCCCCGCCGCGAAGTCCTACATCTTTTATATGGATGTGCGCACCGCCGGCAAGAACTACGAAGAGTTCTACGCCCGCGCCCAGAACGAGTACGACGCCCAGTACATCCGGGGCCGCGTCTCGAAGATCTTCCAGGCGGGCGACAAATTAATTGTACGCGGCGAAGACTCCCTGCTCGGCCGCCCCGTCGAGATCGAAGCCGACCTGGTCGTCCTGGCCGCCGGCATGGACCCGCAGCAAGACGCCAAGGACCTGGCCCGCACCCTCGGCATCTCCTACGACCAGCACGGCTGGTTCACAGAAGCCCATCCGAAGCTGCGCCCGGTGGAGACCCACACGGCCGGCATCTTTCTGGCCGGCGCCTGCCAGGGGCCAAAAGATATCCCCGACTCGGTCGCCCAGGCCTCGGCGGCGGCCGTCAAGGTGGCGAGCCTTCTCTCGAAAAAAGAACTGACGGCGGAAGCCCAAACGGCCCGCTGTGACGAAGCCTACTGCTCCGGCTGCGGCCTCTGCGTCTCCATCTGCCCCTACAAGGCGATTGAACTGAAGAGGATCAGCGAGCGGGTCCATGGCGGCACGCGCGAGCGCCAGGTCTCCAGCGTCAACCAGGGTCTCTGCCAGGGTTGCGGCGCTTGTTCCGTCGCCTGTCCCTCCAGCGCCATGAACTTAAAGGGCTTCAGCAACGATCAAATCCTCGCGGAGGTGGATGCCCTGTGTCAGCGGTAG
- the mobB gene encoding molybdopterin-guanine dinucleotide biosynthesis protein B codes for MQTIPVLSIVGTSDSGKTTLLEKLLPELKGRGYRVATIKHDVHGFDIDKPGKDTWRHAQAGADVVVIASTDKVAMIEKTKRELSLDEVISRIVDVDIILTEGYKRGNKRKIEVYRACMKRELLCSPDELVAIASDTPFDIGVPCLDINDAAGLVDIIEATFLKK; via the coding sequence ATGCAGACCATCCCCGTGCTATCCATCGTCGGCACCTCCGACTCGGGCAAGACGACGCTGCTGGAAAAACTCCTGCCGGAACTGAAAGGGCGAGGCTACCGGGTCGCCACGATCAAGCATGACGTCCATGGTTTTGACATCGACAAGCCTGGCAAGGATACTTGGCGCCATGCCCAGGCCGGGGCCGATGTGGTCGTCATCGCATCGACCGACAAGGTGGCCATGATCGAGAAAACGAAACGGGAACTGTCGCTCGACGAGGTGATTTCTCGCATTGTCGATGTGGACATCATCCTCACCGAGGGGTATAAGCGCGGCAACAAGCGGAAGATCGAGGTCTATCGCGCCTGCATGAAGCGAGAACTGCTCTGCAGCCCCGATGAGTTGGTGGCTATCGCCTCGGACACCCCCTTTGACATCGGTGTCCCCTGCTTGGACATCAATGACGCTGCCGGCCTCGTCGACATCATTGAAGCGACGTTCTTAAAGAAATAA
- the mobA gene encoding molybdenum cofactor guanylyltransferase, translating to MDAAAIILSGGRNSRMGRNKAFAVVNGKVVIAQIIEKLKTVTAEIIVVTNCPDDYRHLGVRLTGDIIPDQGPLSGIHAGLIASNYRNNIVVACDMPFVEAPLARALLEEAPGYDVVVPQWRGHLQPLFAVYTKTCIDPIEACLRGNIRKIVSFYPQVRVCCAGEALLSRWGDPERIFFNINTPADLETAQGVTEDRDAVIGMQ from the coding sequence ATGGATGCAGCGGCCATCATCCTGTCGGGTGGACGCAATTCCCGGATGGGCCGCAACAAGGCTTTCGCTGTCGTCAACGGGAAGGTCGTCATTGCCCAGATCATCGAGAAACTGAAGACGGTGACGGCAGAGATCATCGTCGTGACCAACTGCCCCGACGATTATAGGCACTTGGGTGTCCGGTTGACAGGCGACATCATCCCGGATCAGGGACCTTTGAGCGGCATCCATGCCGGGCTGATCGCTTCTAATTATCGAAATAACATCGTCGTCGCCTGTGACATGCCCTTTGTCGAGGCGCCGCTGGCGCGAGCGCTGCTCGAAGAGGCGCCCGGTTATGACGTGGTCGTTCCCCAATGGCGCGGCCACCTGCAGCCCCTCTTCGCCGTTTACACAAAAACATGCATTGACCCTATCGAGGCTTGTCTGCGTGGGAACATCCGCAAGATCGTCTCTTTCTACCCCCAGGTTCGCGTCTGCTGTGCCGGAGAAGCCCTGCTGAGCCGATGGGGGGATCCGGAGCGGATTTTTTTCAATATCAACACACCGGCTGATCTGGAGACCGCCCAAGGGGTGACCGAGGATCGGGATGCAGTGATCGGGATGCAGTGA
- a CDS encoding DUF1405 domain-containing protein translates to MIETMTETMTKRRKWQDHPLVSWLFSSTAMTALVIVNLVGTLYGFWWYRMQLTETPLRYWPLVPDSPLASGDFTLLLTLLLLGIRWPWLECLAPVVLVKYGLWAVIINVDAALTAGPAFENWLLGLSHLGMALQALLFWPRLRYSRRVWAAVTAWVFFNDFADYRWDIYPYLFDPGQYDLALTSAVLLSVLSLGLGAYFASSFSGMGLGEPSARVNQLSRIGVSASSDKIQSPK, encoded by the coding sequence ATGATAGAAACGATGACTGAAACGATGACAAAGCGACGCAAATGGCAGGACCATCCCCTGGTGTCCTGGCTCTTTTCCTCGACGGCGATGACAGCGTTGGTGATCGTCAACCTCGTAGGTACCCTCTATGGCTTCTGGTGGTACCGCATGCAACTGACGGAGACGCCGCTTCGCTACTGGCCGCTCGTGCCGGACAGCCCCCTCGCCTCGGGAGATTTCACCCTCCTGCTGACGTTGCTGCTCTTGGGCATCCGCTGGCCCTGGCTGGAGTGCCTGGCGCCGGTTGTGCTGGTCAAGTATGGACTCTGGGCGGTGATCATCAACGTCGACGCGGCCCTCACCGCCGGACCTGCCTTTGAGAACTGGCTGCTCGGCCTGTCTCACCTGGGTATGGCCCTTCAGGCGCTCTTGTTCTGGCCGCGACTGCGCTACTCCCGGCGGGTCTGGGCTGCCGTGACCGCCTGGGTGTTTTTCAACGACTTTGCCGATTACCGCTGGGATATCTATCCCTATCTCTTCGATCCCGGCCAGTACGACCTGGCTCTGACGAGCGCCGTTCTGCTGTCGGTGCTCTCCCTCGGTCTGGGTGCCTATTTTGCCTCTTCTTTTTCCGGCATGGGCCTGGGTGAGCCGTCGGCGCGGGTCAACCAGTTGTCAAGGATCGGTGTGAGTGCCAGCAGCGACAAGATCCAGAGCCCGAAGTAG
- a CDS encoding 4Fe-4S dicluster domain-containing protein, translated as MGPVQLSTTVVSSQGFRDRLKETYGADVSLCYQCGKCSAGCPAAFAMEHTVRQIIRMVQAGLIQDALRTYSIWACAGCETCSSRCPRQVDPAKVMEALRIEAKKQGLVADREADLFHDLFLQSVQSNGRLHEVGLMARFNILSRQFFKDAVHAPGLLSQGKLSILPHKNQNPDAVARIFANVKKKRGGNK; from the coding sequence ATGGGACCGGTCCAACTCTCCACGACGGTGGTGTCCAGCCAGGGCTTTCGCGACCGCCTCAAAGAGACCTATGGTGCGGACGTCTCCCTTTGCTATCAGTGCGGCAAGTGTTCGGCAGGATGCCCGGCGGCGTTCGCCATGGAACACACGGTACGCCAGATCATCCGGATGGTCCAGGCAGGCCTCATTCAAGACGCACTCCGAACCTACAGCATCTGGGCCTGCGCCGGCTGTGAGACCTGCTCCAGCCGCTGCCCGCGCCAGGTCGACCCGGCCAAGGTGATGGAGGCGCTCCGCATCGAAGCGAAAAAGCAGGGACTCGTCGCCGACCGGGAGGCTGACCTCTTCCATGATTTGTTTCTGCAATCGGTCCAAAGCAACGGACGGTTGCATGAGGTGGGGCTGATGGCTCGCTTCAACATCCTCTCTCGCCAATTTTTTAAGGATGCTGTTCATGCGCCCGGCCTGTTGAGCCAGGGCAAGCTGAGCATCTTGCCCCATAAAAACCAGAACCCCGACGCGGTGGCCCGCATCTTCGCCAACGTTAAGAAGAAGCGAGGTGGCAACAAGTGA
- a CDS encoding hydrogenase iron-sulfur subunit, with protein MGPSGATSAPDPDWEPNIVGFACNWCTYAGADLAGLSRMQYPPNVKLIRVPCSGRANPQFVLRAFQKGADGVLVAGCHPGDCHYATGNYFTRRRFLLFQRLLEFSGIDPRRFQARWISGAEAPKFRDVVTQMAEEVKALGPNRKLREEL; from the coding sequence ATCGGTCCCTCCGGCGCAACGAGTGCGCCCGATCCTGACTGGGAGCCCAACATCGTCGGCTTCGCCTGCAACTGGTGCACCTACGCCGGCGCCGACCTGGCCGGCCTCTCGCGGATGCAATACCCCCCGAACGTGAAACTGATCCGGGTCCCCTGCTCAGGCCGGGCCAACCCCCAGTTTGTGCTGCGGGCTTTTCAAAAAGGCGCCGACGGCGTCCTCGTGGCCGGCTGCCATCCCGGCGACTGCCATTACGCTACCGGCAACTACTTCACCCGCCGCCGCTTCCTGCTCTTTCAGCGGCTTCTCGAATTCTCCGGCATTGACCCGCGCCGCTTCCAGGCCCGCTGGATCTCCGGGGCGGAAGCGCCTAAGTTCCGCGACGTGGTCACCCAGATGGCGGAAGAGGTGAAGGCCCTCGGGCCGAACCGGAAGCTGAGGGAGGAGCTATGA
- a CDS encoding metallophosphoesterase family protein gives MRYGILADVHGKSEALQKALRLLQDVDRIVFLGDVPGYRDIEGMPECLQALAAEGALAVRGNCDAYMLAHRRPPEIAAPLWDYYTAWPEEILEGDLLFVHGGPRDPLHERVNEEERAWRNFRARQFAICFHGHEHRVTAFASRDDGDVETVKLPETGLCTLEANRRYIIGVGSVGKPKDECRGSVVLFDAETRMLRVERFTID, from the coding sequence ATGCGATACGGAATCCTCGCCGATGTTCATGGAAAATCGGAGGCCTTGCAAAAGGCGTTGCGCCTGCTGCAGGATGTAGACCGCATCGTTTTTCTCGGCGACGTTCCAGGATATCGTGACATCGAAGGCATGCCCGAGTGCTTGCAGGCCTTGGCGGCTGAGGGCGCGCTGGCGGTGCGCGGAAATTGTGACGCCTACATGTTGGCCCACAGGCGGCCGCCGGAGATCGCGGCGCCGCTCTGGGATTATTACACGGCCTGGCCGGAGGAGATCTTAGAGGGCGACCTGCTCTTTGTCCACGGCGGTCCGCGCGATCCCCTTCACGAACGGGTGAATGAAGAGGAAAGGGCTTGGCGAAACTTCCGGGCCCGCCAATTTGCTATCTGTTTTCACGGCCATGAGCACCGGGTCACCGCCTTTGCCAGCCGGGACGACGGTGATGTGGAGACGGTGAAACTGCCAGAGACGGGCCTCTGTACCCTGGAGGCGAACAGGCGCTACATCATCGGCGTCGGCTCTGTGGGAAAACCGAAAGATGAGTGTCGGGGCAGCGTCGTCCTCTTTGATGCGGAAACGCGGATGCTCCGGGTAGAGCGGTTTACCATCGACTGA
- a CDS encoding TVP38/TMEM64 family protein: MKRHWCNPTRALPFLLAILVISIPALGHHVAIAVRLLLEANLAELKTFVLSFGLAAPLVSFCLMLLQAFISPIPSVAIFLLNAALFGSAWGLLLSWSSSLASALLCFGLARRLGRPFVSQFVREGFLSRIDDHLYEYGRAAVLFSRLLPFMPFDFTSYAFGLTRVDWWTFAWGTAIGQTPAILFYTFLGHRALHPLQYALYFGLWILSLLALTPILDNWLTRADGSPRPMPEKEEAK, encoded by the coding sequence GTGAAAAGGCACTGGTGTAACCCTACCCGGGCGCTGCCGTTCCTCTTAGCGATCCTCGTCATATCGATTCCCGCCTTGGGCCATCATGTGGCTATCGCCGTTAGGCTCCTGCTGGAGGCCAACCTCGCGGAACTGAAAACCTTCGTCCTATCCTTCGGCCTGGCTGCGCCGCTTGTCTCCTTCTGCTTGATGCTGCTGCAAGCCTTTATCTCGCCGATTCCCTCGGTGGCCATTTTTTTACTCAACGCCGCCCTCTTCGGCAGCGCCTGGGGCTTGCTCCTCTCCTGGAGCAGTTCCCTCGCCTCGGCTCTGCTCTGTTTCGGCTTAGCGCGGCGGCTCGGCCGGCCTTTCGTGTCCCAGTTTGTCCGCGAAGGCTTCTTGTCACGCATCGATGACCACCTATACGAGTATGGGCGGGCCGCCGTCCTTTTTTCCCGGCTGCTGCCATTCATGCCCTTTGATTTCACCTCATACGCCTTCGGCCTCACCCGAGTCGACTGGTGGACCTTCGCCTGGGGAACGGCCATCGGCCAGACGCCGGCTATCCTCTTTTACACCTTCTTAGGACACCGGGCTCTGCACCCGCTCCAGTACGCCCTCTACTTCGGGCTCTGGATCTTGTCGCTGCTGGCACTCACACCGATCCTTGACAACTGGTTGACCCGCGCCGACGGCTCACCCAGGCCCATGCCGGAAAAAGAAGAGGCAAAATAG